The nucleotide sequence ATCGCCCGCCCGTCCGCGACGTGCCGCAGCGCCGCGGCGGCGTCGTCGAAGGCGTACACCGCCTGGATGTGCGGTCTGACCCGGCCCTCGGCGAGGAGGCCGCGCAACTCCTCCTCGTTGCGGTGGTATTCGTCGGCGGCCCGGGCCGCGAAGTCGCGGAACTGGAACCCGAGCACGTGCATGCCCTTCAGCAGCACGAGGTTGAGCGGGATACGCGGGATGACCCCCGACGCGTAGCCGACCGTCACGAACCGCCCGCCCCACCGCAGCGACCGCAGCGCCGGCTCGGACAGGTCGCCTCCGACCGGGTCGACCACCACGTCCGCACCGGAGGGCAGTCGCTCGCGCAGGGCCGCGCGCAGGTCCGCGTCGCGGTGCACGATGAGTTCGCGCGCACCGTACGACGCGGCGACCTTCAGCTTCTCCTCGGTGGACGCGACCGCGGTCACCGCGGCACCGAGCACCGCGCCGATCTGCACGGCGGCGAGGCCGACGCCGCCGCCCGCGCCGAGCACGACCAGGTTCTCGTCCGGGCGCAGCCTGGCCGTCGACCGCAGCACGTGGTAGGCGGTGCGGTGGGCCACCCCGAACGCCGCGGCGTCCTGGTCGCCGACACCGTCCGGGACGGGGGTGACCGCGGCGGCGTCGACCACCGCCTCCTCGGCGAACGCGCCGACGAACCCGGTGCCGACGACCCGGTCGCCCTCCCGGACGCCCGCGACACCGTCGGCGACCTCCCGGACCACGCCCGCGAATTCGCTGCCCGGGACGAACGGCGTCGGCGCGCTGGCCTGGTACCGGTCGGCGACGACCAGCACGTCGGAGAAGTTCACCGCGGCGGCCCGCACCGCGACCCGGACCTGCCCCGGGCCGAGGTCGGGCACCGGGATCTCCTCGATGCGGACGGACTCGGGTTCCCCGTAGGCCCGGCACACGGCGGCACGCATGACACGCATCCGGTTCAGCGCCCCTTCCAGACGGGCTTGCGCTTCTCGACGAACGCCGTCGCGCCTTCCCTGGCGTCCTCGCTGCCGTACACAGTCTGCTGCAGTTCGCTCATGCGGTCGGTGGCG is from Yinghuangia sp. ASG 101 and encodes:
- a CDS encoding NADPH:quinone oxidoreductase family protein, producing the protein MRVMRAAVCRAYGEPESVRIEEIPVPDLGPGQVRVAVRAAAVNFSDVLVVADRYQASAPTPFVPGSEFAGVVREVADGVAGVREGDRVVGTGFVGAFAEEAVVDAAAVTPVPDGVGDQDAAAFGVAHRTAYHVLRSTARLRPDENLVVLGAGGGVGLAAVQIGAVLGAAVTAVASTEEKLKVAASYGARELIVHRDADLRAALRERLPSGADVVVDPVGGDLSEPALRSLRWGGRFVTVGYASGVIPRIPLNLVLLKGMHVLGFQFRDFAARAADEYHRNEEELRGLLAEGRVRPHIQAVYAFDDAAAALRHVADGRAIGKIVLRL